A section of the Oryza sativa Japonica Group chromosome 1, ASM3414082v1 genome encodes:
- the LOC4326015 gene encoding LOW QUALITY PROTEIN: sterol carrier protein 2 (The sequence of the model RefSeq protein was modified relative to this genomic sequence to represent the inferred CDS: deleted 1 base in 1 codon) produces the protein MPQEHNSVSHLQSNYRNLNQKSCDAMEGSNLKSAALLEQLHVHLASGAGKELVEMIGFVYQLNISPKKLGFDEEVFIVVDLKKGVVSKGPYEGKPDATFSFTDDDFLAISSGKLNPQMVFIMGKLKIKGSISAAQKFTPDSIFPKPSKL, from the exons ATGCCCCAAGAACACAACTCCGTCTCTCACCTTCAATCAAACTACAGAAATCTGAACCAAAAATCGTGCGACGCGATGGAAGGGAGCAACCTCAAGTCGGCTGCGCTACTGGAGCAGTTGCATGTCCACCTCGCGTCCGGCGCCGGCAAGGAGCTCGTCGAAATGATCGGCTTCGTCTACCAGCTCAACATCTCTCCCAAG AAACTCGGTTTCGACGAGGAGGTATTCATCGTCGTCGATCTCAAGAAGGGCGTCGTCTCCAAAG GGCCGTACGAGGGGAAGCCAGACGCGACCTTCTCCTTCACGGACGACGATTTCCTGGCCATCTCCAGCGGTAAGCTGAACCCTCAGATGGTGTTCATAAT GGGCAAATTGAAGATCAAGGGGAGTATAAGCGCGGCGCAGAAGTTCACGCCGGAC TCGATCTTCCCCAAGCCATCCAAACTGTAG